Within Sorangiineae bacterium MSr11367, the genomic segment GGAGACCGGACATGAGCACATCGATTGGATATGGAAAGATCATCCTGTTGGGCGAGCACGCCGTCGTGTACGGATACCCTGCGGTGGCCGCGGCGCTCGAGCGTCGTGTGCAGATTGAAACGAGGCGCGGAAGCGGCATGGTGATCCTCTCCGGGGGCAGCGCCATGGCCATGCGCAAACGCCTTCCATCGGGCGGCCCGCGGGAAGAGGACTCCTTCGCGTGGGCGTATCAAGCCATCATTTCATCGCTCGGCATCGAGCCGAGCGCCATCCACCATGATTTCGTGGTGACGTCGGATATCCCGCCGCGCTCGGGGCTCGGAAGCTCCGCGGCGCTGGCGGTGGCACTGGCACGGGCCCTCGATTCTGCCCTCGGGCTGGGCGCCTCCGAGCGGGCCATCGCGGCGGCGGCGCATGCGGCGGAGAGCGTCTTTCACGGCAATCCGTCGGGCATCGATCACGCCATCGCGCAGTACGGCGGCTTTGGCGTCTACCGCAAAGGCACCGGCCTCGTC encodes:
- the mvk gene encoding mevalonate kinase, translating into MSTSIGYGKIILLGEHAVVYGYPAVAAALERRVQIETRRGSGMVILSGGSAMAMRKRLPSGGPREEDSFAWAYQAIISSLGIEPSAIHHDFVVTSDIPPRSGLGSSAALAVALARALDSALGLGASERAIAAAAHAAESVFHGNPSGIDHAIAQYGGFGVYRKGTGLVPLRANPFTLCVGQSGRSRDTRTCVQRVARLHRDNPSVALRSLEALGLLAQSGVDAILRGDRAALGRAMNHNQEELSVLGVSCDEIDAMCVAARRAGALGVKLTGGGGGGSVIALADDPERVRGAWKQAGFESFVAAVGGAQPLETAGAA